In a genomic window of Prochlorococcus marinus subsp. marinus str. CCMP1375:
- a CDS encoding AIR synthase, which yields MSYNLTISKSATAELMRQSAFGGTPGEMHIDLLPDSFEEGWLYIRLRCGSQGGVPIARTDGITLFAPSKQLNLMQGLKLDYFADLSGGGFLISPPEGAEASGCGTGFKMMSN from the coding sequence ATGTCTTACAATTTAACTATTTCCAAATCTGCCACTGCTGAATTAATGAGGCAATCTGCATTTGGAGGTACTCCTGGTGAAATGCATATTGATTTATTACCCGATAGTTTTGAGGAAGGCTGGTTGTATATTCGGTTGCGATGTGGAAGCCAAGGTGGGGTTCCTATTGCAAGAACTGATGGGATAACACTATTTGCTCCATCTAAGCAACTGAACTTAATGCAAGGCTTAAAGCTTGATTATTTTGCTGATTTGAGTGGTGGAGGTTTTTTAATTAGTCCTCCAGAAGGAGCAGAAGCAAGTGGATGTGGAACAGGTTTTAAAATGATGAGCAATTAA
- a CDS encoding DUF3764 family protein, producing the protein MAFETSVFTFRISVPFEQWAAIFDSEDIRKMHDENGIQPLYRGVSEDDPMKVIVIHQAEAGVAKAFFEASREPIEAGGHIWDSTEITLWKAG; encoded by the coding sequence ATGGCTTTCGAAACCTCTGTTTTTACTTTCAGGATTTCTGTTCCATTTGAACAATGGGCTGCAATATTTGACAGTGAGGATATTCGTAAGATGCACGATGAAAATGGCATCCAACCTTTATACAGAGGAGTCAGTGAAGACGACCCAATGAAGGTAATAGTTATCCACCAAGCTGAAGCAGGAGTCGCAAAAGCATTCTTTGAAGCAAGTAGAGAACCTATTGAAGCAGGAGGCCATATTTGGGATTCAACCGAGATTACTTTGTGGAAAGCTGGCTAA
- a CDS encoding cupin domain-containing protein has product MRRFLLFAITAGIAFPISACSQKKEISKNIDSVVVETLISATESWNGDTYKYPEGKAQMTLQKIVAQPGFQTDLHFHPQPGIAYVVRGTISCRTIDGTSLKVGPGESFATPQDTIHYCANDGDEAALIFVASAGAKGKKTTVPFSK; this is encoded by the coding sequence ATGAGGCGATTTTTACTTTTTGCTATAACGGCTGGGATTGCGTTCCCTATAAGCGCCTGCAGTCAAAAGAAAGAGATATCCAAAAATATTGATTCAGTAGTTGTTGAAACTCTTATAAGTGCAACTGAATCTTGGAATGGAGACACTTATAAATATCCAGAAGGCAAAGCGCAAATGACACTTCAAAAAATAGTTGCTCAACCTGGTTTTCAAACAGATCTTCATTTTCACCCTCAACCTGGAATTGCTTATGTGGTTAGAGGGACTATTTCTTGTAGAACCATTGATGGCACATCACTCAAAGTCGGACCTGGGGAAAGTTTTGCTACTCCGCAGGACACTATTCATTACTGCGCTAATGATGGTGATGAAGCTGCTCTAATCTTTGTTGCTTCTGCAGGTGCTAAAGGTAAGAAAACGACTGTTCCTTTTTCGAAGTAG
- a CDS encoding DUF2905 family protein: MILIIENSTFYFPIVICIIISLALTIFVNLAKS, from the coding sequence ATGATTTTGATAATAGAAAATTCAACTTTTTATTTTCCAATTGTTATTTGCATTATTATCAGTTTAGCCCTTACGATATTTGTAAATCTTGCTAAATCCTAA